A genomic stretch from Desulfatiglans sp. includes:
- the rfbC gene encoding dTDP-4-dehydrorhamnose 3,5-epimerase, whose amino-acid sequence MKFIETKLKGAFIITPDLIKDERGYFARVFCQQEFLNNGLNSNLVQCNISFNNLKGTLRGMHYQLPPHSEVKLVRCTAGSIWDVIIDLRSDSLTYKQWFAAELSEKNHQMLYVPKGFAHGYQTLEDNTEVFYQVSAFYKKESEQGLRWNDAVFGIKWPYPVSVISKKDLNHSDWETE is encoded by the coding sequence ATGAAATTTATTGAAACAAAGCTAAAAGGGGCCTTCATCATAACACCTGATCTTATTAAAGACGAAAGAGGTTATTTTGCCAGGGTATTCTGCCAGCAGGAGTTTTTAAATAATGGCTTAAATTCAAACCTTGTGCAATGCAATATATCTTTCAATAATCTTAAAGGTACACTGCGCGGTATGCATTATCAATTGCCGCCGCATTCTGAAGTAAAGCTTGTTCGCTGCACTGCAGGCTCTATCTGGGATGTCATAATTGATCTTCGTTCTGATTCATTAACATATAAACAGTGGTTTGCAGCAGAACTCTCAGAAAAAAATCATCAAATGCTCTATGTTCCGAAAGGTTTTGCGCATGGTTATCAAACACTCGAAGATAATACAGAGGTTTTTTATCAGGTTTCAGCTTTTTATAAAAAGGAAAGTGAACAAGGTCTAAGATGGAATGATGCTGTATTTGGAATAAAATGGCCTTATCCAGTAAGCGTTATTTCAAAAAAGGATTTAAATCACTCTGACTGGGAGACAGAATAA